CAGGTGACTTGCCCTAAATTTACAAGTGCAAGCTGATTTAATAACAAAGATGAAAAGAGAAACCGATTCGAACAAAAAGAAACTGTAGCTATTTACAATTATATGCAAGCGGTTCGCCTCAAGGCTTATACTTCTCACTGTTTCACCCAATATGGCCATTTACACATTAAACCCCACCCCGGCTAAACCAATACTCTTCTCAAGGGGTGACGCCCAATGCCCAATACATGCCCAATGCCCAATACATTCACATGTCATAAAATTAACAAGAAGTGATCACTCATTTTCCATACAGGTATtgaccttttgttttttttttttcaggttaacAAGACCTTCAGAACCTTCTTCCTCCCTGAAGGTGGATCCGTCCAAAAGGTGACACGGCCCTGGTTCCCTTTGCCTCCCCTTTAACCCCTCTGACCCTCAATGCAGCAGGATTAAAGGGTAAGTACCGGTACATGCAATATTATAATGTTGATGGGCTACACTGCCCTATCACAGGGGCTTTCAATAGTTTACAATAGTAATTCACCATCGAAATGCATTTATGTAGTTGTGATTGTGAATACTCCTATTCTTTAAGAAGGAGTAACTTtccactattattactactatatgaacaaacaaaataataGTTACCATTATACATTTACAACCCTCAGTAATCTAATTGTTTTTAATTTCACCTAGAAACCTAAATATGAAAATCCTGTGGTTTATATAAAGTGAACACCATTTCCAGTTTTCATCACTAAAATGTGTTCATCAGTAAATGGACACCGGTTTCAAGGCTGTTGCTATATgtagtttatatatgtttattgggTAAACTACGAGCATGCattaacagtgtaaatatatactATTAATAAATTATACCACTAATGTGTAACTGGAAAAAATACTATAGCCATCACTAATAAAAAGCACAATACACTATTGACTTGCTACAGGGCTCCCCCTTGGACCATCCTATAGTACACGCATTTCACATGCATTTTAGAAGTGAAATGTAAAAGCATGTGGACTGACGCAGTAATTAATACCTGTATAGTAGTACCTGTATTTAAAGCGAAGTTTGTGAACGATCTCTCTCATCTTGTCAACTTGTTCATCAGAGGCTGTGGGGCCCACATGGGCATCCAAGGTGCGTATGTCATCAGCATAGGGTAGGAAAATGGCATGAAACCCTgtcaaattaaaacataaatcattattttttttataacaaatgtCAGCAGGCAAGATTAATTATAATGCCAGTCCCCCATGTGCGGTCTACATCCTGTATAATCCAATTAAGATCTATAATATTTAGGTATGAAGTTTAACATTAGTACCTGCTGGAGCAACCTGGACCTGACTGTTATCCAAGACCTCTCTCTGAGGTACCAAGGCCACAAAACGAGGTGGAGTGTTGCGTCGTGGAGTGTATTTGCACAATGCAAACACGTTCCTTTCACTGCATCTCTGGAGCAGAGCTGTCAGCACACAGGAACTGCCTGGAACAGCACAGACACGAAAGAATTGGGAACTGAAAGAGGTGTCTATGTGCCTCATATTATTTAGAGCATGTAACTATAACTGTAAGTGCTTGGtggcaaataaaaatatgttctgGTCAAAAAAATTTAACTAATAAAACCTTGCCTGTGACTTGATCTTCCTCGGGATATATGAAAAGTGCAGGTCGTATGTGGTGGTGACGTTTCAAACGATCCATCGGCTTGAACCCTATCAGGACCATACCTGGGTCATCAAACTTTTTAATCTCGTCCACCTCATCCTTCTCCATCACAATTTGCTTGTTTCCATAAaccttaaaaaatgacaatagaCAGAATGAACAATTAAATATGCTAATGATTTTGCTATGGCTCATACAGGTTTAATGATTTATTGATTTTAGTGTGTTATTTGTAGAGGGGAACCTGGGCTCTCTTGGTATCACTGGGAAGAAGAAGGCTTCCATTTTGTGTGTGGAAGAGACGGGTTTTGGTTCGGACAGGCTCGTTGGTTTCTCTGTACAGCCTGACAGCCGGGGGTTTGGTGGCTGTCCTCGCCAACACATATACACCCACAGCCACGTTCATCCCATCTCCCAGAGAAAGAGTCAGTCTTTTaacaaggagaaaaaaaaaacataattatcaTTACTATCAATTTTGtgacagttaaaataaaaaactaactgAACCAAGGACATTACTGACAGTTTCATTAATCATTCTCCCTATTCGTGATTGACCAATTAAGAAATTGTTAGGAATAATTTTACACTCCATATATCGAATGCAGTATTTTACTGACCTACTCTGAGCCCTCTTCTTCATCTCTTTAGCTCTGACCCTCTTCTGCAGGTCCTCAAGTTTCCCACAAGCCTCTAGCTGCATTCCCAGCTCACTCTCATCCTCAGGAGGGCTCACAATGTCACAAAAGAACAAGGAAACATCAAATCCTCCAGGCTTCATAAGGTGCATCAAATCTATGACCACTCCTATAATGGGAAGACAAAATGTACATCTAtagttattatttttgtatatataattttatttctgatttttcctaTTTGTCTATACAATTGTCCCACTTCTTTCTGTGTCCCCATCACCTGTGGCGCCTGCAAACCTAAAAGGGTgcagacaagcacatgcctcctccggcaCATTTGAAGCCAGTCACCCCTTTTTCATCATTGCCTGTGCGGCTAGCGCAcacagaggaaagcgcagcgactaggttccgatacatccgccCACAGATACCTCGTGCCGTCTGGTGCCACCTTAGAGTGTGATGAGGAGAGAGCGCAATCttcccacccggagggagcaaggccaattttgctccctctgggtgcctGAAGCTAATGGcagagctacataaacaggaGTCGAaactgtgacctcccgctcatagtgtcaGCGCATTAGCCCGTTGGACCGCTCTGCAcccaaacataattttttttttgcttttagctTAATTTAATCAACCCACCTGTCTCCTTGAGGTCAGCAGCCTTAGTGCGGGCCTGTCTGTCTCGTGCACTGTCTCTTCCATGAGGGTCATCTCTGCAGGTGAAAATCATGAGCCGTTTGTGAGACAACCGTAGCTTAATGTCGCTGTATAGGTTTGAGCAACACCACAGAGCATCTCCAAGAGACGTCTCCCCACTGCCCATAGTCTCGGCAGCCTGCTGAGCTCCTTTATCCCCCCGAAGCTTGTCTATATCTTGCACCCGTTGGGCACCTAAGAAAGAAGAATGTGgttataaaattaaaacatttacatgTTTACATGACTGTACAATTTTACATCCTCACAGGGTTGTCACCTACCAGGAGAATCCAGATCGTGAAAGACGTAGACGTGTTTAAAGGAGTTTCTAGGGTTCTTGCTCTGCTCGGTTCCATAAAAGACCAGCGCTACCAGGTCTTTGTCGCTGCTTATGATTTTACTGGTGTAAACATTGCGCACACACTGGAAGACAAAAAAAGATCAGTTAGGGGCGTGCCATATcacatcatatgcaataataaaattttgttcattttgtagcAGAAGTGTATTCTTGGGAAAAAAAGTCTGTGTTTTGTTGCCAAGAGAAAATATGAAGAAATATTGGGATATTTCTGATAGTCTAAAGGGAGGAAATATTTTAACTCAAGAACATatgctctggaaaacattaagagacaacaTCAGTTTCTAAGCCAGTTTCtcttatgtttgagtaaaatgaacattgttgttttattctataaactatgaaggTTTCTCCAAAATTCGTAATAAaattatttcagaggttttcaatttggtaaaattgctttttccagagctgtagtttatgTACTGCTATGTATACCTGCATGGTCATGTCAAAGTTGGAAGGTTCTCCATCTTCACCCTTGACAAACATTTCCTTGGACGCATCCACGAGGAACACCAAGCTGTCACGCCCACTGTATTTATAATCACCTAGGACAGTTTCAAAGAGAATGAATAACATGTTAATAAGTTAATTATTAAGCTGAGGAAGATATGGAACAATACATAGCTAGAATAAACAGTTTAAGTCCCGTATGTATAAATCACACCACCCAGTTCAGACCTGCTGATTCTTCTCCCTCTTCTTGTTCAACATCATCATCTTCGTTGTGATAATAGGCGTCCCAATCGGCCATTCTTCAAACTACCGCTTTAACCAGCAGCCTAAACAAACCTCAATACCGCAGGAAGCGAGTATAAACACAAACTAGCAGCCTAAAGCATAAATCAGCGCTTTATTTATACTGTAGCAGCTGCTGAACGTAAAGAAACTCCGCTCTTAATAACTTAAGTTAACTGTTAGCAGCACGACTGCAGAAACACCGCTCACTGCCTGAGCTAAAGCGCCAAAGTTTGAGTGACTGCGCTCTCGTCCAATAGACGCGAGTGAAGGAACCTAACAACCAATCAGGAACAAAAAAAGGACCAATCGGATTTGTAAGTAGGCGTGACCACCTCGTGTTCACGGACATGTCTGAACATGGACGGTAAATAATGAAACTATAACTATAAACAAACCTGTGGAATATATCTACAGACCTAGCAGTACAGTTTAGACTGAAAGAGGGAATACTCTGTACTCAGCGGCACTACAGGTGCATTATTTCACGCTCTAAAAcgatacagaaaaactaatgtaTGAAACATTCGCTATACGCGTTGGACTCTTCTTATATCGCCATCTGTCGTTCTGGGGGATGTAATTCTGTGTCTAAAATGTAAGACGTGCTGCCTATCAAGGCTGGATACTAAACCAtcgctttttttttaattattaggtaacattaaactgctatctcattattgtTGAGATAGTACgtaaatattttgaaatactaattcactattttaaaatactatctcattattttaaaacactaattcattattttgagatcatatctcattattttaaaatactaagtaACGTTAATactatctcaaaaaattagagtatctcaaaataaaaaataaaaagacttaTCATCTTAAAAAATGGCTTCTATGACGCAGAATCTCTAATTAATGATGTAGCaatttattaatatgtttttttttatgttaggtGCATTTTAGCTGTTCTATCTCAGGCAGGCAGCGAGGCATTAAGTCAGCTGCATGTAGTTTTAGACGCAGCCCATGAGTCTCTCTGGTCCTCAGATCAGCCGGTAAGTCTCTCAGTTCAGTGTTTGCTCTGTCTATCCGGTTTTTGCCTCAGTCTTTAATCTCCGGAGTCACTGTGACACAGCAGCAATAAACAGTGGCCATTACTGCACGACTTATGTTAGCTAGATTAAGAAAACTCCGTTTTCTTTTTGGCTTTGGGTATTTTAGAGTGTTTCTTTCTTTTGAAACAGAGTTACTTTACCGTAGGCTTTAACCGGTTTTAGCTACAGTTTGATCCAGCTCGGACGTAGCTAGCTTGTTTAGCTAACCTACTAACTAGCTGACCTCTTAGCTAACTTGTTTTGGTTATAAACTAAGTTAATAGTCAGTAGTCGTGGTCGGTGATGGACGATCAGGGATCAACATACAATGTGAAGCTGTACGTTTACGACCTGTCAAAAGGACTTGCTCGCCAGCTGAGTCCCATGATGTTAGGTGAGTAACTTCATTCATGACTAGAGAAAACTCAGAAAGAGAGCTGCTAGATTAGCTAAATGGCTTACACTCTATTTATCTAACTAGCTAACCTTTCAGCTAGATTAAACCCTGATAAATAagctagttccacctgtttttgttttactgtagtgtctgttttttgtagtctgtgataAACTATTGTTAAGAATATTAagaataatatacagctctgggaaaaataagagaccacttcagtttctgaatcaatcaacattgttgtttattactacaaacaacatttcttccatatTCCAAAGAAAGAATTTTGTCATTTtcagcatttatatgcagaaaatgagaaatgactaaaataacaaaacagataatgcaaataatgcaaataaaacaaactcatattcataaaggtaataaagttttaagagttcagaaatcaatatttggtggaataaccctgttttttaatcacagttgtcatgcatgttctactccaccagtcttacacactgtttgtCAAGTAGCTCAGCTTgttgtgatggcttgtgatactgcatcttcttcttgattatattttagaggttttcaatttggtaaaactaaagaaactcataatttttaagtggtctctaactttttccagagctgtatgtaggtaGTCGAGCCATTTAACCTTATTTTGTGTATCCATTCTTCCCTGCTGACTGACAGGAAAGCAGCTTGAAGGGATATGGTAAGTACTCACAATTCATATCCACTACATACTCATATAAATAGCTagctataaaattaaaatattttaaaatacactgtAATGAAGCCCTGGCTATAAGTCTTGTGTAATCCTATAGGCACACTGCAATAGTAGTTCACGGAGAAGAGTTCTTTTTCGGAGGACAGGGAATAGCAAGCTGTCCACCGGTAAGACCAGATATTTAGCTACTCTTCAGCTAAATTCAGAATAATGTTCATGTTTCAGATACTACACACCCTTAAATATAGGTCAATAAAGCTGAAGTCAATGGAGCAGTGCATTAAAAAGCTGAGTcatttgttgtttgtgtgttcCTGGTTGTGGCATTCAGTGTGGCACACTGTTGGGAGAGCCCAATGCCATAGTGGATTTAGGAAACACAGAAGTGAACATGGACATTTTCACAGAATATCTTTCATCTCTGGGGGAGTCCACATATAGGTaaatttttatgtttatgtttgcaAATATGTATTCAGAAGGAGTGCAACATATTTGAATTATTGGAAGTATTTAGCATGTCTAATGTTCTTTCCTCCCTCCACAGAGCTGAAAGATACCAGCTTTTTGAGCACAACTGTAACACCTTTAGTAACGAGGTGGCCCAGTTTTTAACAGGAAGAAAAATTCCATCATACATTACTGACCTGCCGTCTGAAGTGCTTTCCACGTAAGTCTCTCGCAAGtttataataaaatgtcatttattAGTACCAATTCCAGGATACAATTTCTGTAATCCAAAATGGCTGTTAGCTAAAattgaaatatgaattaaaatgttctttaacagcataatttttttttaaatgagacaTTTGATGCAGttacaatacagatttaaatccaaaaatcagaaaagtCTGCccaaaatcataataataatgataaactgtCATTGTTGTTCTTGTTCGTCCCTTCTCTAAACATTTTGTTTATATACAAGCATTAGTTATTTGAATGTCACTGTGTGTATCCATGTTTTTCTACGTTTATCTATAGAACAAAATAATGCTATCCTGAAATTAacctttttaaatgattttctcTACACAGGCCCTTTGGACAAGCACTGCGTCCTTTTATTGATTCCGTCAGTATCACTCCGCCTGGAAACAATGGTATAAATGGGCACTATGGTCTGAGGTAGACTTTGACATCTCTGTGGACCCCTTGATTTGTAGAGGATGAACAAGGTTCAGCACAATGTTTCTGCCCTCTGGAATATTTCTGCCCTCCAACTCATCTGTCCATATACTCCTAAATCATtgattatctcattattttaatgtTACTTCCTTGGTACTTACTTTTGTCTAAAGGTATTTTTCCAGACTTGCGTTAATTTATGTTGGAACTTTCTGCTTTCCAACATAAATTTATATATAGAGCAGATCTCTTTTTAAAACTAAAAGCAGTCATTGCTACTTTGCTATGTTCTTGCTTATACCAAATACAGGAAGACATATTCTATGTATTATCCAGGAAGGTTTAGGTGATTGGTATAGCACAGAATATTGATTGTATTAAGTGCACTTATTTATCTGTTTAGGCTTATTTTGGTCTAAATTGCCATTTGACACCAGTTCAGGGTTCACTCCTGTTTGCCATGTAAAGTTTGGAAGAACTTTCTTTTCTCGGGTTTTATAAGCAATTCTTATCTTCCAGTGTCTACTGTGCAGATGTTTCACCCTGATAgtcattattttctgtaacagCTCCATTTTAAGATACAGATAACGGACAACTCTTTATAATGAGTCCAGAAAACTGACTGTGAGGTTGAGTTGCAGGTATATTAAATAAGTAATATTTAATTTCAGGGAGTAGCAATACATAACAGTAATGttagcaataaaaaaacactactgcTCAAAAATTGGAATaacttattttgttgtttttattacttCGCTATGATGTTAATACAAATGTATCTGGCTATTATTTgtttactatttactataaagAATTAATCTTGAAATGTATTAAGTGCTTTGCCATACAATATATTGTTCATGTTTGTCATAGGATTACATTAGGGGGATTACAAGGAATTATCAAAACAttcattcaagattttttttttttgcaacaaaatTGATGTTATTTAAAAATCATTGACTCTAAATTTTGAGCAGTAGAGTATGTTATGGTTCATTATTCATAGAATCTTTCTATATTCCTTCTCTTGTACTTGGTCATGCCTTGCCTACAGTACTGATCCAGTCAGTTGGGGGTTACACCTGTCACTTAAAAAGTTGCTGTCTGTTTATTGGCTAATCTTTTACATCTTTTGTGCTTTAAGCAGAGCAGCATGTCACATTCCAGAAAGACCACTGTAAGGCATCAGGGTCCAAATCTTGTGTTTGAAACCAATGAAACACTGGGACACTGACTTACCTGCAAAATCATCAGATTCAGTTTGAAAAAGCAGAAGTAATACTGAAAATCTAGCTTGCATGTGCTTCCAGTTAGTGGAAGAGGGGCTTACAATGGACAGAATCTCAGTAGATTAAAGCTAT
This genomic stretch from Astyanax mexicanus isolate ESR-SI-001 chromosome 15, AstMex3_surface, whole genome shotgun sequence harbors:
- the xrcc6 gene encoding X-ray repair cross-complementing protein 6, translated to MADWDAYYHNEDDDVEQEEGEESAGDYKYSGRDSLVFLVDASKEMFVKGEDGEPSNFDMTMQCVRNVYTSKIISSDKDLVALVFYGTEQSKNPRNSFKHVYVFHDLDSPGAQRVQDIDKLRGDKGAQQAAETMGSGETSLGDALWCCSNLYSDIKLRLSHKRLMIFTCRDDPHGRDSARDRQARTKAADLKETGVVIDLMHLMKPGGFDVSLFFCDIVSPPEDESELGMQLEACGKLEDLQKRVRAKEMKKRAQSRLTLSLGDGMNVAVGVYVLARTATKPPAVRLYRETNEPVRTKTRLFHTQNGSLLLPSDTKRAQVYGNKQIVMEKDEVDEIKKFDDPGMVLIGFKPMDRLKRHHHIRPALFIYPEEDQVTGSSCVLTALLQRCSERNVFALCKYTPRRNTPPRFVALVPQREVLDNSQVQVAPAGFHAIFLPYADDIRTLDAHVGPTASDEQVDKMREIVHKLRFKYRSDAFENPVLQQHYRNLEALALDMMAPEAIEDFTMPKVQMMDERLGPLVQEFKDLVYPADYNPESKPAAKRKPAETGGGAEKKPKLEVSEEELRAHVQKGTLGKLTVPVLKDACKQFGVRTTGTKKQELIDALVAQLS
- the desi1b gene encoding desumoylating isopeptidase 1b produces the protein MDDQGSTYNVKLYVYDLSKGLARQLSPMMLGKQLEGIWHTAIVVHGEEFFFGGQGIASCPPCGTLLGEPNAIVDLGNTEVNMDIFTEYLSSLGESTYRAERYQLFEHNCNTFSNEVAQFLTGRKIPSYITDLPSEVLSTPFGQALRPFIDSVSITPPGNNGINGHYGLR